One window from the genome of Procambarus clarkii isolate CNS0578487 chromosome 90, FALCON_Pclarkii_2.0, whole genome shotgun sequence encodes:
- the LOC123746486 gene encoding GS homeobox 1-like, whose product MSRSFLVDSLISPRASETSGRGHRSYSPPGGTPMPALLPLHPCPPGKHSDVISLYSCRSCVPIPPALKQAMAPTFSSFTPTLGSSFTHTPASLPPTPILRPVPVSLPMTMSHIYSPLYVPAAHARPQLNTPIPPEKKSPVQGITRPRSESPTEDVPSCKRIRTAFTSTQLLELEREFSANMYLSRLRRIEIATYLNLSEKQVGISSRFETRRLGSASRDFSSWLLSGMCPTGSD is encoded by the exons ATGTCTCGTTCATTCCTCGTGGATTCCCTCATCTCCCCGCGGGCGTCGGAAACCAGTGGGCGTGGGCACCGCTCCTACAGCCCGCCTGGGGGCACGCCCATGCCCGCCCTCCTACCTCTCCACCCATGCCCTCCGGGTAAACATAGCGATGTCATATCGCTATACTCCTGTCGTTCCTGCGTGCCCATCCCGCCCGCGTTGAAGCAAGCCATGGCGCCCACATTCTCCAGCTTCACGCCCACGCTGGGGTCAAGCTTTACCCACACGCCCGCAAGCCTCCCGCCCACGCCCATCCTGCGGCCGGTACCCGTGTCTTTGCCAATGACTATGTCGCATATCTACAGCCCTCTCTATGTCCCGGCCGCCCACGCCCGCCCACAGCTCAACACGCCCATCCCGCCAGAGAAGAAGTCTCCAGTTCAAG GAATTACGAGGCCCCGCTCGGAGTCCCCAACGGAGGACGTCCCCTCCTGTAAGCGGATCAGGACGGCCTTCACGTCCACACAGCTGCTGGAGTTAGAGAGAGAGTTCTCCGCCAACATGTACCTGAGTCGCCTCCGACGGATAGAGATTGCTACGTATCTCAACTTATCTGAGAAACAGGTAGGTATTAGTTCGAGGTTCGAAACCAGACGCTTGGGGTCAGCCTCTCGCGATTTCTCATCGTGGTTACTGTCGGGTATGTGCCCAACAGGGTCGGATTAA